The following are from one region of the Silene latifolia isolate original U9 population chromosome 9, ASM4854445v1, whole genome shotgun sequence genome:
- the LOC141600731 gene encoding uncharacterized protein LOC141600731: MGERTSLITFSKAVGVSPSTIQNWVKQKKIRSHTSALKPSLTDENKFHRMWFALSKLRYDRISNSLKFKEMSNDIHMDEKWFYITQDQAKFFLLMEEMNPYRSCKSKSFITKVMFMSAVSRPIYDGNGTLLFDGKIGIFPFTFMDPAKRNSKNRPAGTLETKSIASITKQVVKDMLMSKILPAIKSKWPRNMSKNINIQQDNAKPHIRCTDQDFVNAATSDGFNITLSQQPPNSPDLNVLDLGFFRTIQTLQQRKRAKTVDQLVFNVIEAWDEEPHLCLDDVWLSLQAVMLEVLKNKGHNDFKLPHLGKKAQRAAGTLPRNLDANQDIVMECLHELNAVGKDQGLEHITVPMAVNQQI; this comes from the coding sequence ATGGGAGAAAGAACTTCATTAATCACATTTAGCAAGGCAGTTGGAGTCTCACCTTCAACTATTCAGAATTGggttaaacaaaaaaaaattaggtCACACACGTCAGCCTTGAAGCCTTCACTAACGGATGAGAATAAATTCCACAGGATGTGGTTTGCTCTTTCAAAGTTAAGGTATGATAGAATTTCTAATTCTTTAAAGTTTAAAGAAATGTCAAATGACATTCATATGGATGAGAAATGGTTTTACATCACACAAGACCAAGCCAAGTTTTTTCTTCTGATGGAAGAGATGAATCCATATAGGTCATGCAAAAGTAAGAGCTTCATTACCAAAGTCATGTTCATGTCAGCTGTTTCAAGGCCAATATATGATGGAAATGGCACGCTTCTTTTTGATGGGAAAATAGGAATATTTCCCTTTACTTTCATGGATCCAGCAAAAAGAAACTCAAAAAACAGACCAGCTGGGACTTTGGAAACAAAGTCAATAGCATCCATTACTAAACAAGTAGTGAAAGATATGCTTATGTCAAAAATACTTCCAGCCATTAAAAGCAAGTGGCCACGAAACATGTCAAAGAACATAAACATCCAACAAGACAATGCAAAACCCCATATTAGATGCACTGATCAAGACTTTGTTAATGCAGCTACATCAGATGGATTTAACATAACCCTGAGTCAACAACCCCCCAACTCACCTGACTTGAATGTGCTAGACTTAGGATTTTTCAGGACAATTCAAACACTACAGCAAAGGAAAAGGGCAAAAACTGTTGATCAATTAGTGTTCAATGTTATAGAGGCTTGGGATGAAGAGCCTCATTTATGTCTAGATGATGTGTGGTTAAGTCTACAAGCAGTAATGTTGGAAGTCTTGAAAAATAAGGGCCATAATGACTTCAAGTTACCACATTTAGGCAAGAAAGCACAAAGGGCAGCAGGTACATTGCCTAGAAATCTAGATGCAAATCAAGACATTGTAATGGAATGTCTCCATGAATTAAATGCAGTAGGGAAGGATCAAGGTTTAGAGCATATTACTGTCCCAATGGCAGTAAATCAGCAAATCTAG